Genomic segment of Ammospiza nelsoni isolate bAmmNel1 chromosome 2, bAmmNel1.pri, whole genome shotgun sequence:
TTCAGTGCAGAGGCACGAGAGTAAGTGTTGGAGTGCAGGAGTGGAGCATCGCCTCACCAAGGCAAGGAGCCCACTCAGAGCACTAGCAGCACCTGGCTGTCAGCAGCATGTGGAGGCCTGAGCTCTGATGATCAGAGCTTGGGAGGTGCTGTGAGGATCTGCACCTTCCAGGAGATGTAGAGACAgtgttggtttttgtttatttcctttatGGCAGTGACAGGCCAAATTCTGCAATCGACTGTGTAGGCCCATGCTGATTGAGAGCAATGAAAACTGAGTttgtggggacagggagagacaAAAGGGTGTAAATATTTTGGTTCCTCAGTCCCTTATAACTTCACATTCCTGTGCAGCCTAAAGAAGGAGGTATAAAAAGCCCATAAGCCTGGTCTGGGATGATGGGATATGTCCttaaaaatacaacattttctttaaactaGCGGCCAATCCTGATACTGATACTTTAAAGTTGTTTAGGAAAAGATAATTTCCTTGCACCTGTTTCAAAACTGACGCAAAATACTCTAAAGTACTGAAGAGGATCATGGCCTGATGCAGGAAAAAGATTCTTGGAGGATAATCATCATGACAGCCTTCTTTTATTCCGAGGAATACTAAAGATTACCAAAGGCTTGAGGGCTTTTACTTAACTTTGGGTTCAGAGCATCTCTTTTATATGAGTCCTATAGGACACCAAAAGGCAATATCATAACCTGAAAGAAATAGCCTCCTTAACCCGtgataatgaaataatttaaaattttgggATCTGGTGTCCTGCTAGGCCTTTAAAAACACCACCAGCTGGGCTGCATGCTGGTGTAGATTGTTGTTTAACTGCTGGAGTCTGTTCCTGTGTGAGAGAGCCTGTGTTTCAGTTCATCCTGTTCCTCAAAGGGAGTCCTgacaagaaaaaccccaaatgtgcAAGTATCATTTAGTGTACAGTGGTGTTGTCCACCAGAACAGTGTTGGAGTGGGTTTTTATTTGTACCAGCATGCACAGGTCTACACTTCTATTTTAGTATATAAtcttataaattaattttgggAAGCGGGGAAATAATCTGTTGAAAAGCTGTGTCATAAACATGGAAGAATTGGTAGTGATCAAAGAATGTTTCCTTTGTGTTCATTTTTCTCTCCATAGATTTCTTCAAGTACATCCCATTCAGGGCCTTCTGATTTAACGAAACAGTGTGGAACATCAGCATTATTTCAGCTGGCAGAGGTAACACTAACATACTCATGACTAATTGCCCCAGGTGCAGTTGGGTGGAGAAGTTCAAGCTATTGATTGCCAAAGTCTGCAAGGCAGAAGAGTGATACAGTTATAATTGCACCACTGCTTATAGAACCATAAATTATCATGGCTCAGATGCCACAAGTCAAGATTTCCCCAGATTAGCCATCAATTTAGAGGTTTCTAAGAGTCTGCAGCTGAGAAGTACTATCAGTTCCTGGTGGCAAAGGGACTTGGTTGCAACTGAACTTGATTCAGTTTCTTAGTTTAGGCTTTGAGGTCTTAGGGCTTGGCTGAGGAACATAAATAGTTGAGAGAGAGGACTGGATGACTGTGTTATAAAATTCAGACATTGCCATTACAAATTCATGATAATGGTTATGAGctgctttcatttatttttgcttttcatgcccattttattttgcatttctgccCATTATGACCAGAACTAACAGGTCAATAACTTACATAGAAGTTCTGCTGTGGTACTCTCAGCAGATCTTCCTTCTGGGAGCAGTTAAAATCAATGGCACTTTATTGAAATTTTGcctctttttgtttctaaacaatttttttaagctttccCAGTCTTGAAGATTGTTTAATTAGAAGTTTATTTGCTGACAAGACGGAATTCACTTCTTTTGTAGCCACATCTGTAGCTCTGTACTACTGGCTACTGCAGAAGAAGCAAAtgtataaaaggaaaaaatccattgGCTATGCGATGTATGTTGAATTGACAAAATAGTCTTAGTCCAGGGAGCTCCATCTTAAAGATTGAACTTTATCTTTTGAGAATCACGGGCTGTGCTTAAGATTGCAGTGTAGTAAAAAAGTCACAGAACTACCTTTGTACCAAGTGCCCACATCAGCACAGTTGTGGAGTTCTCCTTTGCCTAGTCTAACCTGCTTCCCAATAGATCCTGTGTGTTGCCCAAGCTCTGGTGCTTTACACTGCTCAGCTCAGCTTGTCCTGAACCAGATCAGTAATTTCTACCTTGTGCAGGAAGAATTTTGGAAACCTGCTACAAAAACATCCCAATCATTGGTGTTATGTTCTTACATAAATTGGTATGAGAGACTTTTTTAGTTTGCAAGGAAGAAAAGCCTTGCCAATTTGAGAAATCTAAAATAGACCTAAAGAGAACCCATATGTCTCGGGGAGGTACATCCATACTGACCACATGGCCTGTGGGCTAAGCTGCAGGAACCTTCTGATGTCTGGTTCAAAGCAAGCCTCCTCCATCTGGTTTTGCTCCAGGTGACTGGTTGACATTTGTTCTAAAAACAAAACTGCACTGGGAATTCAGCTTGGGGGCTTTGAGAGAGGACAGCAAGAACAAAGCATGTCTTCCCAAGGGCTGTTGGTTGGTGCCGTGAAGGACTACCTTCTGTAGATGTGTCTGCATAGCTTACAGGTGATCCAAAACAGAGAGGATCTCCTaagtcagtgctgctggaacaTGGCAGTTTGAGGACCTTCTGACAGTTCTTTTTCTGAATATTGGTGTTCCTCAGATAGTATAAGGATTTTGGTTTCCATTAGAGTTATCTCCAGGAGGAGATAACCATGGCAACCACTGCTGCTTTGCAGTTTTTTGCAAAATAAGTCTGTGACATGAGAAGAAAGATTTGGAAGGCTTTTGCACTACCTTCCAAATAATTTCTTACAttcaaatagaagaaaataaccTCAGGGAGATTCAGTAAACATTTTTCCCTTACTCCTTCAAGGCTATTTagaaaatggagaaaggaaTTGTATTAGGGACATTTGAAAGTTGAAGGGGGAATGGATGTGAGATTCCAAGTAGATTGTGGCAGTAGTCAGAGATAACTCTGTTCTGTTGCATTTCAGATATTCTGAAAACCTGTCTAGCAGTGGATTTCCAGATGATATAAAGAGCTTTAAAGGAAACACCACTGAGATCAGTTGGGAGTCTTTTTTATTAGAGCAATGAACCTGCCAGCCTTATTCTAGCACTTAGCCCTCATCCCATTGCATCAGTTTCAGCATGTCTTCAGCCTGTTTTTCAGTACTGTCCTGTAGCACAGTTTGCTTTCCTAAACTAAAATGCCAGAGAGATTCCCTGTTAAATGCTCCTGTTAGTATAAGTAATGTTAACAGTTGATGTTTGTTTCATGGGACtgttttaaaacttattttagaTGTGCCTTGCTTCAGAAGGAGTAAAAGTGAAAGAACCTGGGAAAACAAAAGTGGAAGCACTGGAAGATGAGGAAGGGGAAGTTTcagaggacatggaagtagaacTGGAGAAAACAACAGTAAAAGACTCCAGTAATAGAAAAGTAGAACaatcagagacagaaaaattgCAGAACCCAGATGAAACAAAAGCTGAGGAATCAGAAACTGCAAAATGCAGAGATTTTACTAGTCTTGCAATGGAAAACAGTCCTTTTGAGAGAAAGGATAACACAAAGGATCACATGTGCCGTTCTCCAGAGCTTTTCATGAGTGACATGGCTATCCTTGGGCTAAAGCCAGAaaagataaagaagaaaaagaaaaaaaataagttggACCGGCacacaaatgaaaaatgcaCCCCCAAAAAGTCTTGTAAAAAGAGGCAATCCTCTGAGTCGGACATTGAAAGTGTCATGTACACAATTGAAGCTGTGGCCAAGGGGGACTGGGGTGCTGAGAGACTTGCAGATACTCCCCGCAAAAAAAACCGCCCTGTCTCAAATGTGAAGGGAAGCATGTTGGATACAAAATCaccaaagaaaaaagtgaaatcaaaagaaaagaaaacatcaaaGGAGAAACCAATGGAGACCACCAAAGAATCCAAGCCTCCCGATTTCCTTAGTATTGAAGCCAGCAAGGAAGTACCATGTGAGGCTCCTGATAACATTAAAGTGGAACCACTGACCCCAGCAGAGGAAGTGGTACCCCAAAGCTTACCAGAACAGATCAAAACTGAGGACAGTGACTGTGTTAAAAAGATAGAAACGTGTGGCTCCAGGAAATCGGAGAGATCTTGCAAAGGTGCTCTTTATAAAACTCTGGTGTCAGAGGGCATGCTCACATCTCTGCGCGCTAATGTGGACAGAGGTGGGTGGCTTTGAGTGTTTTGTTTACAGCATGAACTGCAAAAGCCTGCCTGgagtgggaggaaaaacaaaaattcataTTTAAGCTGGAGTTTGAGCAGTGTGCAGTGGGAATATTGTGTCTGGCCACCTGAGATGCTAGGGACAGGTGGAGTGGCTGGGCTCCCTGTTCCAGGGCAGGTCTTTTGAAGTCCTGCAATCTGTGTTCCTGCTTACCTCACAGATTCCTAACTGCTGTATTTTCGTCTTTGAGTTTTAAGTTCTTGGCTGAAGGCTTTGTTGTTTAATTTGTCAGCCTGCTGGTAGATGTGTGCAGGACTTGTGATGTATGTAACCCTGAACCATTACCTTGTTTCTATATAAACAACTCCTGTGGTTGTGAGCATAGTTCTCAATCCTGCAAGAAGCAAATgtgttctggttttgctttggttGTTAGATTTGCTGTAGGCAGTAAGTGAGAACCCTTTATCCTGTGGAAGGACAAATTTGAGATAATATCTGGAAGCTTTCAGTGAAATGTCTGGAAGTGTGTTTTTCCAACTGGTAGATTTATATGTGTAATTAGAAgagtcagaaaagaaaaaagtagttTGTAATTTAGAGAAGCTTATTACTGTCTATCTCTTCATCTCTTTCTTCTTTATACCTTAAGAGATCCTGACTTCTGAGATAGtctaggaaaagacaggagagggGACGCAGAATAGTTGTCAATATCATCATTGCccactttaaaatgaaaaatgttttgtgaCTGCCTTAGAGAAGGTCAGGCTTCATACGTTGCTGTACTGCCTGGGTACACAAGTTTCTTTTGCGTTTACTTTGTTTTGGAACATTTTTCTTAAGATGAGAAACAATTGTCTGCCTTCATCACAGGAAAAAGAAGCTCAGGAAAAGGTAACTCCTCAGATCATGAAGGATGCTGGAATGAAGAAATCTGGGCCTTTTCCCCAAGTGGGACAAGTGGgaacaaaaaactgaaaaagactAAGCCAAAGGAAGAGTTTGTTTTTGGGTAAGTTGTGGCTTAACACTGATGTTTTAGTTAGGTCAGCCTAATAATTTAAGAGTGAGTCCTCCTCACTGCAGCTGAGTGACCTGCATCTAACACACAAATAATCACaattccaaaaaggaaaaaccctgtggaactgagtcatgctctaaATACCTGTCGTTTATATAGTAGAGTAATTCCTTTGAGATCTTTCCTGGTTTACACCACTGTAAGTGAATTTGAATGGTGTTACTTGCTCAGTTCTAAAGAAACCACACAATATTTACCTGCTCAAAAAGTAGTGAAGAGGGTTACTTAGAATTTCAGAGTACTTTGCAAGCACTCTTTAAAGTTCTATGTAGGTGTTCAATCATCATAAACCAGATTAGACTAGAAAGAATAGATCTCTATGCCCACTTGGAGAGATTGCTTACAAAGGAATAGTAAACAATGCTCTTATATTGGCAAATAATTATGATAAATAATGTCAATTTTCTGTTGTAGAGAAAAGGTATTTAAACTGTTTATGTCCACCAtgatgaaattaaatatatctTAGAAACAATTAATGAGTATAGATGCATGAAAATTTAGCAAGGCTGCACAGAATTACTTTTCTAGTATACAAGTAATGATTTTTGTCAGAGTATTACAGATTTATTTAGTTGCAGGGGTAGTAGTTAAATCTGGGTTGCCATTCATGCTTGCAAATTCTTGCAGAtgagaaaatgcatttaaaagagGAGGTTTTCCATGTTTCATGCTTAAAATTATAATATGTTTGGTTTTGCAGGTTTGCAGTACCCTTTTCACAACCTAGTTTATGTGACATCTAATTGCAGTTCACTTTCAGCAAAGATATTAAATCAGTGGGAATCCCCAAGTCTTGTTTATTGGAATAGTCAAGAAAAATTAGTTAAGAAAAAATGGAACACTTTGTATTTTTAGAGCTTTGTATAagttttggaaatattttcagttgaaAGATTGAAAAATTTTCCCACATAATGGTGGGAAAGCTCATCACATCTTGTAGCATAAAAAAAGTAGTtgtaaattatttattcaaaGAGTACCGAGGAAAATTGTCTAAATCATTAATTCAACACTACCCTCATTCACTGGATGGATGAGAAAATACGTGTTTTCCAATCTCTCATTGCATCATTAATGAATATTATTTAGGGAACTCTGTAAAGGCAAAATTAAGAATTTGTGAAGCCAAAGTGCTGGAGAAGGTATCCTGTATCCCTTTTCATTGCATTACTCGATCTTCTGGCAACTTGAAGAGCTGGTTTTACCTCTGCCTGCTCCACTTAACTCTCTCTGCTCCCTTCAGCATCACATTTCAGCCTCATTTTGTACATGCATTGGTGAAAGGGTCCTCACCCCTTCAGAATGAcataattttcataattttccCTGTGTCCTACCTTCCCCATCATTAGCTTCCCATATTTCCCTGATGGTCTGGGTCAGATGTGCTTTCTCCACACCTTTGCCAAGCATACCTGCCTGTATCTCCTGGCAGAACTAGGCTGTGCAGGGTGAACACCTCAGCTCAGCTACACATGTCAAACCAGGCTTCTGAGAGGCTCTTAAAATTCATGATGGTgtggattattttttatttccttaaataaatttatttccttaaatAATTAATCGCTAACATAGAGACAGCAGCACTCTGCATTGCCTGCCTGCATGTCACACAAGTTATAAATTACTAGCAAGGATGGCAGCTCATCCACTGTCAAATGAGGTTTGGCCTTCCCAATtagagctgcagcccctcatgccctcagggcaggagctgaggcaggtggGAACGGACGGgggggggagaggagctgagtcAGAGCAGAAAATCAGATGGTTTTGTGGTTGTCAGGGAACATCCGTGTGGAAGAGAAAAAGGTAGCAGTACCAAGCGCTACTGATGTAAGAGACCTTTGtgatttaaaaccaaaataaaacacgtgtacacaaacaaacaaatcccacCATGCACCTGGTCTGCAAAGAGCCAAGGCTGTATTTTAAGATGGAAAGTTGCTTCCTGAGAGAAGTAataattacagagaaaaaatgaagtATCTTCATGTGTACCAAAACTTTCAGAATGCAATTTGTTTCAAGTGCTGCTTCAGAAAGCACAGAGAAGTACCGTGTTTCTTGTGATACTTCAAGTTTATAAAGAGCCATCCTTCCAACAGTCGTGCCAACTTCTGTCAAGATGAGGTTTTTCATAGCGAGGAGAATTAAAAACAAGTGGAAGATGTCATTGTTCCTCTGTCATTGACAGTGCTATTTATAACCTGCCTGTGTGCTTGCCTTTTACTAAAACACAATTTCTACTTCTGCCTGGCTGCAAAAACTTGCAGGAACAGAGTGCTTATGCAAGCCAGTGTAGTCGGTATAGCTGGAAATGCTGTGCCATCCTCTTTTGAgggctttgttttgttctggcTGTTAGGAACAGTCATACCTTGTCTGTGGATTTCTTGAGTTGTAGTTAATCTGCTGACAGTCATTCAGGTTAGGCTGCAGTATGAGGTGTTGTTGGCTTTCATGAAAGCATAAGCTAGTAGCATTTTTCATCTCACAACAAGTGAAATACAAGGGGAGAAGATCTAATCACCCAGAACAAATACAAAACTAATTCCAATCCCAATgcttcatgtttcagaagattGATTAGTTTGACATTCTTCTTCTGGtttgaaatgctgttttcattCTGGTGTAAGAACTTTTATGTGAAGCTATTTCATTGGTTTATTTATTGGTTTTGCTATCTTTGTTCATTCCCCTCACAGAACAGACAAATCTCTTGTACAAATCTGTGCAGCAAACAGAGCTAAATGTCACCAGTATGACattgattgttttttttctaattttaacaTATGCTACTAAGGTAATCAATTTGCACTGTTACAAATGCAGAAGCAGAAATGTACATTCTCATTCCAAAGCTGGATTAATATATACTGGTTTGGTGTTTACAGTGTGTAAATTTACCtgattttcccctctctctgtgtAGAAaggtgtgtgtgtatacacagACATGCTCTtaaacaatatatttttttctccagaaagaGTTACATTTAATTTGAATGGTTTTGTTTCCCATTTAGCTTAGCAAAATTGGAAGAAGAATTTGCAAAGAAATTCAACAGCCTTCCTCAATACAGTCCTATTACCTTTGACAGGAAAAATTCATCTGTTTCGAGGAAAAAGCGAAAGATTGGAAGCGGCTCATGTGAACTACCAAAATCCAACAAAGGTAAGTTGCCAAGTGCAGGAAGTTCTTAAACAATGGCAGTACTGTAAAAAGCTCAGGAATTTATACATTCTTACTTCACTCTTACCTGTGGAAAGTCTGAAGTCAAAGAATTACCTAGCACTGAAGTTAGTTGGTTCTCATCTGGTTTAGTTTTCAGGCTGATTGTTTTCAATCTTGATTCCTGGTTTTCATGATAAGCAGAACTGGGTAGAGTTTGTACATTAAATGTATTTCTTGTAGCAAGAAAGGTTTTCAAAAACATGCGTATTTGTGAGGTAAGTGAATTTGACAAGTTTTACCAGgagaaaatgaggggaaaagggCATATGATCAAAGGTTACATTTTCTAAGCTTAGTTTTAATTTCAC
This window contains:
- the BBX gene encoding HMG box transcription factor BBX isoform X7, with the translated sequence MKGSSRNKDHSTEGEGTGKRPKRKCLQWHPLLAKKLLDFSEEEEEEEEEEDIDKVPLLGPDGLEQDADETEDDESSEQRARRPMNAFLLFCKRHRSLVRKEHPRLDNRGTTKILADWWSVLDPKEKQKYTDMAKEYKDAFMKANPGYKWCPTTNKPVKTQASSVTNRKKLWAIASDSAKDLPSPRKVTKSEEMPQLNFGMADPTQMGGLSMLLLAGEHALTAQEVSSSTCQSDTSNSTEACQKSSLFQFAEISSNTSQPGVLGAVKQTEESALFQFAEISSNTSQLPSPEPVKHCGKSALFQLAEISSSTSHSGPSDLTKQCGTSALFQLAEMCLASEGVKVKEPGKTKVEALEDEEGEVSEDMEVELEKTTVKDSSNRKVEQSETEKLQNPDETKAEESETAKCRDFTSLAMENSPFERKDNTKDHMCRSPELFMSDMAILGLKPEKIKKKKKKNKLDRHTNEKCTPKKSCKKRQSSESDIESVMYTIEAVAKGDWGAERLADTPRKKNRPVSNVKGSMLDTKSPKKKVKSKEKKTSKEKPMETTKESKPPDFLSIEASKEVPCEAPDNIKVEPLTPAEEVVPQSLPEQIKTEDSDCVKKIETCGSRKSERSCKGALYKTLVSEGMLTSLRANVDRGKRSSGKGNSSDHEGCWNEEIWAFSPSGTSGNKKLKKTKPKEEFVFGKNSSVSRKKRKIGSGSCELPKSNKGSFQSQKKNLFHKIVSKFKHRKKLNVPDTVS
- the BBX gene encoding HMG box transcription factor BBX isoform X6, with protein sequence MKGSSRNKDHSTEGEGTGKRPKRKCLQWHPLLAKKLLDFSEEEEEEEEEEDIDKVPLLGPDGLEQDADETEDDESSEQRARRPMNAFLLFCKRHRSLVRKEHPRLDNRGTTKILADWWSVLDPKEKQKYTDMAKEYKDAFMKANPGYKWCPTTNKPVKTQASSVTNRKKLWAIASDSAKDLPSPRKVTKSEEMPQLNFGMADPTQMGGLSMLLLAGEHALTAQEVSSSTCQSDTSNSTEACQKSSLFQFAEISSNTSQPGVLGAVKQTEESALFQFAEISSNTSQLPSPEPVKHCGKSALFQLAEISSSTSHSGPSDLTKQCGTSALFQLAEMCLASEGVKVKEPGKTKVEALEDEEGEVSEDMEVELEKTTVKDSSNRKVEQSETEKLQNPDETKAEESETAKCRDFTSLAMENSPFERKDNTKDHMCRSPELFMSDMAILGLKPEKIKKKKKKNKLDRHTNEKCTPKKSCKKRQSSESDIESVMYTIEAVAKGDWGAERLADTPRKKNRPVSNVKGSMLDTKSPKKKVKSKEKKTSKEKPMETTKESKPPDFLSIEASKEVPCEAPDNIKVEPLTPAEEVVPQSLPEQIKTEDSDCVKKIETCGSRKSERSCKGALYKTLVSEGMLTSLRANVDRGKRSSGKGNSSDHEGCWNEEIWAFSPSGTSGNKKLKKTKPKEEFVFGLAKLEEEFAKKFNSLPQYSPITFDRKNSSVSRKKRKIGSGSCELPKSNKGSFQSQKKNLFHKIVSKFKHRKKLNVPDTVS